From the Halichoerus grypus chromosome 3, mHalGry1.hap1.1, whole genome shotgun sequence genome, one window contains:
- the TIGD2 gene encoding tigger transposable element-derived protein 2 produces the protein MLGKRKRVVLTIKDKLDIIKKLEEGISFKKLSVVYGIGESTVRDIKKNKERIINYANSSDPTSGVSKRKSMKSSTYEELDRVMIEWFNQQKTDGIPVSGTICAKQAKFFFDALGMEGDFNASSGWLTRFKQRHGIPKAAGKGTKLKGDETAASEFCGNFQEFVERENLQPEQIYGADQTGLFWKCLPSRTLALETEQNTSGYRSSRERIIIMCCANATGLHKLNLCVVGKAKKPRAFKGADLSNLPVTYFSQKSAWIEHSVFRQWFEKYFVPQVQKHLKSQGLLEKAVLLLDFPPAHPNEELLSSDDGRIIVKYLPPNVTSLIQPMSQGVLATVKRYYRAGLLQKYMGEGIDPKMFWKNLTVLDAIYEVSRAWNMVKSSTITKAWKKLFPSNEENSGMNIDEGAILAANLATVLQNTEDCEHVDIENIDQWFESRSNDSSCQVLTDSEGAEDQAKPAEQKHSNKTRKADLNPEKHISHKAALEWTENLLDYLEQQDDMLLSDKLVLRRLRTIIRRKQKIQNNKNH, from the coding sequence ATGTTGGGGAAACGTAAGCGTGTGGTGTTGACAATTAAGGACAAGCTTGACATTATTAAGAAACTTGAGGAAGGCATCTCTTTCAAAAAGCTTTCTGTGGTGTATGGAATTGGTGAATCCACAGTTCgtgatattaaaaagaataaagaaaggattATAAACTATGCAAACAGTTCAGATCCTACAAGTGGGGTATCCAAACGTAAATCAATGAAGTCATCAACATATGAGGAACTGGATAGGGTTATGATAGAGTGGTTTAACCAACAGAAAACAGATGGGATTCCAGTGTCTGGAACAATTTGTGCAAAACAAGCCAAATTCTTTTTTGATGCTCTGGGGATGGAAGGTGATTTTAATGCGTCATCTGGCTGGCTAACTCGGTTTAAGCAGCGCCATGGTATTCCAAAGGCTGCTGGTAAAGGAACAAAGTTAAAAGGAGATGAAACTGCTGCCAGTGAATTTTGCGGTAACTTTCAGGAGTTcgttgagagagagaatctacaACCAGAGCAAATTTATGGTGCTGATCAAACTGGATTGTTCTGGAAATGTCTACCATCAAGGACATTAGCTCTTGAAACTGAGCAAAATACTTCTGGTTATAggtcaagcagagagagaatcatTATTATGTGTTGTGCAAATGCCACTGGTTTACACAAACTTAATCTTTGTGTTGtgggaaaagcaaaaaaaccccGTGCGTTCAAAGGAGCTGACCTTTCAAACCTTCCTGTCACTTATTTCAGTCAAAAAAGTGCATGGATAGAACATTCTGTTTTCAGACAGTGGTTTGAAAAATACTTTGTGCCACAGGTGCAGAAGCATCTGAAGTCTCAGGGGCTTCTAGAAAAAGCAGtgcttcttttggattttccccCAGCACATCCAAATGAAGAATTATTGAGTTCAGATGATGGCAGAATAATTGTGAAATATTTGCCACCAAATGTCACAAGTCTAATTCAACCTATGAGTCAGGGAGTTCTAGCCACAGTAAAAAGATACTACCGAGCAGGACTTCTCCAGAAATACATGGGTGAGGGAATTGACCCAAAAATGTTTTGGAAGAACTTGACAGTGTTGGATGCAATTTATGAAGTATCAAGAGCTTGGAACATGGTAAAATCAAGTACCATAACCAAAGCCTGGAAAAAACTTTTCCCTAGCAATGAAGAGAATTCAGGCATGAACATTGATGAAGGAGCCATTTTAGCAGCTAACTTAGCAACGGTTTTACAGAATACAGAAGACTGTGAACACGTTGACATTGAAAATATTGATCAGTGGTTTGAATCTCGGAGTAATGATTCAAGCTGTCAGGTGCTAACTGACAGTGAAGGTGCTGAGGACCAGGCCAAGCCTGCAGAACAAAAGCATTCCAATAAGACTAGAAAAGCAGATCTGAATCCAGAGAAGCATATTAGCCATAAAGCCGCACTTGAATGGACCGAGAATTTATTGGATTACCTAGAACAACAAGATGACATGCTTCTGTCTGATAAACTGGTATTACGGAGGCTTCGAACgataataagaagaaaacagaagatccaaaataacaaaaatcattaa